The genomic interval AATAGACCACGTGGGCATATACCTGAACGGAGGCCGATTCATTCACGCAAGCACCAAGAACGGCGTGATGATTTCGCCCATGCAGGACAAGTACTGGGGTCACAAGTACCAAGGCGCCAGAAGATTTAAATAATTATATTTCGCACTATGAAGAAAATTGCATTCCAAGGCCGCAAGGGTGCCTATAGCGATTGCGCCGCACATTATCTGTTCGGCGAAGATATCGAAACGCTCCCGATGGACACTTTCGAAGAAATCTACCAGGCTATCGAAACGGGTGAAGCCGACGGCGGCGCCATTCCTATCGAAAATTCGACAGCAGGCTCCATCGAAGCAAACTACGATTTGCTGTACAAGTGGCGTCACCGTATTGTGGGCGAAGTCATGCTCCGCATCGAGCACACCTTGTGCGTGATGCCGGGTGTCAAGCTTGGCGACCTCAAGCGCGTTTACAGCCACCCGCAGGCTCTTGCGCAGTGTTCCAAGTTCTTTGCAGAAAACCCGCAGATCAAGGCGGTTCCGGCATTCGATACCGCAGGCTCTGCCGAAGAGCTCGCTGCTCGCAAGGCTAAAGACGAAGGCGCCATCGCAAGCGCTTACGCCGCAAAGATTTACAACTTGGACATTCTGAAGGCGGGCCTTGAAAACTTGAAGGGAACGAACTTCACGCGTTTCTACGGAATTCAAAAGGTTCCCGCAGCCTTCGACACCATTGAAGGCGCCAAGACGACCATGCTGTTCGAACTGGCCGACAATAACGCCGTAGGCGCACTCTACAATGCGTTGGGTTGCTTTGCCAAGCGCGGCATCAACTTGACCCGCTGCGAAAGTCGCCCGCACCCGGACAAACCGTGGGAATACATTTTCCACGTATCGTTCGAAGCAAACGTAAGCGAGGATCGCGCCCAGGCCGCGCTCGCCGAGCTCAAGAATTACACGAGCCAGATGTACATTCTGGGCACCTTCAAGAAAGGTGTAATCGAGACTTTGAAATATTAAGAGGTAGAATTATGGCGTACGAACGTACCGACAGAAAGTTTGACGAATACCGCAACCTTAAAATGACCACGGGCTTTATTTCGAGCGCCGATGGTTCTGTTCTGATTGAAATGGGTCGTACCCGCGTTATCTGTAACGCGACTCTCCTCCCGAAAGTTCCGGACTGGCTCGCTGGCAAAGGCACGGGCTGGATTACGGCTGAATACAGCCTGCTCCCGCAAAGTACGGGTAAGCGTGTGGAACGCGAGCGCAAGGGCGCGAGCGGCCGTACGCAA from uncultured Fibrobacter sp. carries:
- a CDS encoding prephenate dehydratase produces the protein MKKIAFQGRKGAYSDCAAHYLFGEDIETLPMDTFEEIYQAIETGEADGGAIPIENSTAGSIEANYDLLYKWRHRIVGEVMLRIEHTLCVMPGVKLGDLKRVYSHPQALAQCSKFFAENPQIKAVPAFDTAGSAEELAARKAKDEGAIASAYAAKIYNLDILKAGLENLKGTNFTRFYGIQKVPAAFDTIEGAKTTMLFELADNNAVGALYNALGCFAKRGINLTRCESRPHPDKPWEYIFHVSFEANVSEDRAQAALAELKNYTSQMYILGTFKKGVIETLKY